The following is a genomic window from Actinomadura sp. WMMB 499.
GCTGCGGTTGCAGGTGCTGCACTCGGCCGACGCGGGCGAGGCGTTCCGGCTCGCCGTGCTCGGGGACGTCCGCGGCCCGTTCAACATCGCCGCCGACCCGGTCATCGACGCCGCCGAGCTCGCCGACCTGCTGGGCGCCCGCACCGTGCGGGTCCCGCAGCGCGGGGTGCGGGCCGCGCTCGCCGCGGCGTGGGGCATGCACCTGGTGCCCGCCGCGCCGGGGCTGTTCGACCTGGCGATGGAGCTGCCGGTCATGGACACCGCGCGGGCCCGCACGGAACTGGGGTGGACGCCGCGGCACTCGTCCCGCGAGGCGCTGCTGGAGTTCCTGGAGGGGCTGCGCACCGGCGCGGGGCGCGACACCCCGCCGCTGGCGCCCGGGACCGGCGGCCCGGCGCGCGTCCGCGAGTTCGCCACCGGCATCGGCCGCCGCCCCTGATCCGCCCGGCCGCCCGCGCCGCCCGGCGGCCCACCGCATCCGTTTGCCGCATCCGACCACACCGAGACTCCCCCGGCCCGCCGGGACGCGCGCCCGCCCCGGCGGGCCGGGCCGGTCCACCCGAGGAGGGCTTCCATGGCGACGATCACATCCGCGCACCTGCACGACCTGCTGGCCTCCACCGATCGCGACGCCGCGCTCGTCGTCGTGCGGGGCGAGGCGGCCGTGGTCCCCGCGACGCCCGGCCGCGGCGGCGAACCCGACGACGCCATGGTGATCACCACCCGCGACGCGGTGATCGCGGAGCTGGACACCGGCGCGAACGAGGAGCAGCTCGAGCAGCTCGCCCAGCGCCTCGACGTCGCCCTCGACAGCCTGGGCGGCTGATCCGCACCACGCCGGCCGCCCTCTGATCGATCAGCGGGGCCGCTCGTTCCCGCCGTCCTCGGCACCGGCTCCGGCTCCGCCGGTGCCGGTGCCGCGCGGGGACCGCGCCCGGCGGGGTCGGCGGCGGTGGCTGGCGTCGCAGAACGGGTAGGCGCGGCTGCGGCGGCAGACGCACAGCGCCACCGTGAAGCGGTCCGACACCACGACGCGGCCGTCCTCGAGCTCCACCTCGACCGGCCCCTCCACCAGGACGGGGCCGCCCGGGACCGGCCGCACCCGGCGCCGGTCAGGCCGCCCGTCGCCTGCCGTCATCGCCCTCACCTCCCGCATCGCTACCTCCCGCATCGCTCCCGGGGCCGTCCCCTCCGACGCGCCCGGGGTGGTCGCGGCCGCGCGTCCCCGTCCGGTCGGCGCGCACCACCACCAGTTCCTCCCGCCGCTGCCCCCGCCGCACGGCGCCCCGCGCCTCCAGGAGGGCGGCCCGGCGCCGCATCACCGGGCCGAACGGCTCGTCCCGGTGGGCCGCCACCACCGGACGGGTGCCGGCCCGCCGCAGCGCCACGAGCGTCGCCGCCACCCCGCTCAGCGACGACTGCACCAGCAGCAGCGTCCCGCCCGGCGCCAGATGGGACGGGGCCTGCGCGCAGATCCGGTCCAGCAGCGCCCGGCCGCGCGGGCCCGCCTCCCATGCGCGGGCGCGGCCGCGCACGGCGGCGGGGACGGCGTCGCCGATCACGTACGGGGGGTTGGCGACGATCACGTCGAACCGCTCCCCGCGACCGGGGCGAACAGGTCGCCGCGCAGCACCCGCACCGGGAGGTTCCGCAGCCGCGCGTTGACCCGGGCGGCCAGCACCGCGCCCGCCGCCACGTCCACCGCGACGACCTCGCGGGCTCCGCAGCGCGCGGCCGCCACCGCCACCGAGCCCGTCCCGGTGCCCACGTCCAGGACCCGGGCTCCGGCCGCGATCCCCGCGCGGGTCAGCACGTCCGCCAGCAGCGCGGTGTCGGCCTGCGGCCGGTACACGCCCGGCGGCCTCAACAGCAGCACACCGCTCGTGTACCGCGAGGGCACGAGGGGAAACCCCTCACCCGGCTCCGGGGCCGGTGCGGGCCGCCGGCGGGAGGGGGCGCCGCAGCGACGAACGCGGCGGGCGGGCCCGCCAGGCCTCCAGCAGGTGCGCGGCCAGCCGGTCCTCCAGCAGTCCCGTGGCCCGCACTCCGAACGTCACGTCCGCCGCCAGTTCCGGTTCGGCCGCCAGGAGCCCGCCGATCACGTCGTGCCGCAGCACCTGCTCGTGGACGGCGTCGGCCTCGATGTGCTCGGTGTAGAACAGCCGTGCCCGCGGCCCGGCGCCCAGCCGGTCCAGCGCCCCCACCATCGCGCGCGCCGCGGGCGGCGTGGTGATCTCGGCGGCGGCGAAATGCCCGACGAGGGCTCCGCGAAGCGCCCGGTGCAGCCCGAAGCACGACATCATGGTGACGGTCGCCAGCATCGGGGCGGGTGCCGCGTCGACGTAGGCGCCGTAGGACGGGTCCAGCCCCAGGTCCTCCAGGAGGTCGGCGTACAGGCCGGCGTGGATGCGGTCGGCGCGGCCGCCGCCGAACTCGTCGTGCTCGACCGCGACCAGCGCCGTCTTGGCCCGGCCCTGCAGCCGCGGGATCGCCCAGGCGTGCGGGTCGGCCTCCTTCAGGTGGTAGACGGAGCGGTGCGCTGCGTGCTCCAGAAGCTGCCACCGCTCGCCGGCGTCGCGCAGATGCCCCGCGACGCCGCCGTTGCCGTCCGGTTCCTCCAGCAGCCCGCCCAGGACGTCCTCCAGCTCCGCCCGCGCTTCGCGCCCGCCGCTGGCGGGCGGTGCGGTGCCGGTGCGCAGGGCGTCGAGGAAGACCGTCTCCAGCGCGCCGCGCAGCCGCAGCAGTTCGGGGTCCCACTCCCAGTCCGGATCGACGCCGGCGTAACCGCGATAGTGCAGTTCGTAGCAGACGTGCAGCGCCAGCTGCAGATCCTCGCCGTAGGGGTCGGCGGACACGGCCTCCCGCAGCGGCGGCGCCGGGGGCGGCCCGCGAGGGTCTCGATCACGGCGCGTGACAGCGGGCCGCGCGGTTGCGGCGGGACGGGCGCCGTGTCCGGCCCGCGTCCCGGTGGCCGCGGTGCCGCGCCCGGCTCGGTCGCCATGGCCCCTCCCCGTGGTCGGGCGTGCATCGCCCCCGGGATACCCGCTCACCCGCCGCCCCATACGCGGCCCGCGCGGCGCCCGCTCGCGCGGCGGCGCAGCGGGGCGGGGCGGGGCGTCAGCGGACGGGGCGGGCCAGGGCGCCGGTCAGGAAGAGGGCGGTGACGGCCGCGGCGGCCTCCTCCACGCCCATCCGCTGCCGGACGACGCGCGACACCACGCCCTCCAGCAGGCTGAAGTACAGCTCGGCGAGAGTGTGGACGGGCAGGTCGCCGCGCAGGGACCCGTCGGCGGCGCCGCGCTCGAACACCGCGCGCAGCGGCCCGACGAGGCGGGCGTCGACGCGGCGGGCCTCCCCGGGGCCTTTGTCGAGCAGCCCCAGCGCCCGGTACCGGCTGATCGCGGCGATCGTCGCGCGGGTCATCCGGGCGATCGCCTCCTCGGTGGAGACGCTGTCGAGGTCGGCGTCGGCCAGCCGTGCGGTCAGGTCGGCGAACGCCGTCTCGTAGAGGGAGCGCAGCAGCGCGCCGCGGTCAGGGAAGTACCGGTCCAGGGTCGCGCGGGCGACGCCCGCGGCCCGCGCGATGTCGGCCATGCTCGCCTGCTCGCCGCGTTCGGCGAGCACCGAGGCCGCCGCGTCGAGGATCCCCGCGCGGACGTGGTCGCGCACCACCGTGCTCCTGGTCATCGCCCGCAAGGCTACAGCCCCCTCACCTCCGTCGACGGGACGTTTCGTTCGCGGGACACGCCGTCTCACCGTTGAACCGGCATGCGGGGCCGGG
Proteins encoded in this region:
- a CDS encoding CDGSH iron-sulfur domain-containing protein, which gives rise to MTAGDGRPDRRRVRPVPGGPVLVEGPVEVELEDGRVVVSDRFTVALCVCRRSRAYPFCDASHRRRPRRARSPRGTGTGGAGAGAEDGGNERPR
- a CDS encoding 50S ribosomal protein L11 methyltransferase; its protein translation is MLLLRPPGVYRPQADTALLADVLTRAGIAAGARVLDVGTGTGSVAVAAARCGAREVVAVDVAAGAVLAARVNARLRNLPVRVLRGDLFAPVAGSGST
- a CDS encoding iron-containing redox enzyme family protein, yielding MSADPYGEDLQLALHVCYELHYRGYAGVDPDWEWDPELLRLRGALETVFLDALRTGTAPPASGGREARAELEDVLGGLLEEPDGNGGVAGHLRDAGERWQLLEHAAHRSVYHLKEADPHAWAIPRLQGRAKTALVAVEHDEFGGGRADRIHAGLYADLLEDLGLDPSYGAYVDAAPAPMLATVTMMSCFGLHRALRGALVGHFAAAEITTPPAARAMVGALDRLGAGPRARLFYTEHIEADAVHEQVLRHDVIGGLLAAEPELAADVTFGVRATGLLEDRLAAHLLEAWRARPPRSSLRRPLPPAARTGPGAG
- a CDS encoding TetR/AcrR family transcriptional regulator; translated protein: MTRSTVVRDHVRAGILDAAASVLAERGEQASMADIARAAGVARATLDRYFPDRGALLRSLYETAFADLTARLADADLDSVSTEEAIARMTRATIAAISRYRALGLLDKGPGEARRVDARLVGPLRAVFERGAADGSLRGDLPVHTLAELYFSLLEGVVSRVVRQRMGVEEAAAAVTALFLTGALARPVR